A single window of Psychromonas ingrahamii 37 DNA harbors:
- the yciH gene encoding stress response translation initiation inhibitor YciH, producing the protein MDFSDLNLVYSTDGGKIDNPKIEKKAAKGDGIVRLHRETKGRKGKGVTLIKGLELDEKALKALAKEIKKRTGTGGSVKDFVIEIQGDQREIIQLLLEQKNYKVKLAGS; encoded by the coding sequence ATGGACTTCAGCGACCTTAATCTTGTTTATTCGACCGATGGTGGCAAGATTGATAATCCAAAAATTGAAAAAAAAGCAGCTAAAGGTGATGGTATTGTTCGCCTTCATCGTGAAACTAAAGGGCGCAAGGGCAAAGGAGTAACTTTAATAAAAGGGCTAGAATTGGATGAAAAAGCATTAAAAGCACTTGCCAAAGAGATAAAGAAACGCACCGGAACGGGGGGGAGTGTCAAAGATTTCGTGATAGAGATTCAGGGCGACCAACGGGAAATTATTCAACTTCTTTTAGAGCAAAAAAATTACAAGGTAAAATTAGCCGGCAGTTGA
- the secA gene encoding preprotein translocase subunit SecA — MITGLITKIIGSRNDRYLKKLRKVADEINKLEPQMKALSDEELKAKTIEFKERLASGESLDKILVEAFAVVRNASERVFGMRQFDVQLIGGMVLNDNKIAEMRTGEGKTLTATLPAYLNALSGKGVHIITVNDYLAGRDAKWNAKLFEFLGLTVGINISGMSGDQKRAAYAADITYGTNNEFGFDYLRDNMAFEAQQRVMRSLHYAIIDEVDSILIDEARTPLIISGPTDGDATLYTELNTVIPMLTQQDKEDTEEYIGEGDFTVDEKNKQVLLTERGQEKVEVILQERGLLDENQSLYSAASISLLHHVNAALRAHTLFEKDVEYIVTEKGEVVIVDEHSGRTMPGRRWSEGLHQAVEAKEGVQIQNENQTLASITFQNYFRLYEKLAGMTGTADTEAFEFQSIYGLETIVIPTNQAMIRKDGGDLVYLTEQEKYQAIVDDIKPRLEKGQPILVGTVSIEHSELLSDLMDKAKIKHSVLNAKFHAKEADIIAQAGALGSVTIATNMAGRGTDIVLGGNLEARLDKLGDVSPKEIEAEKELWKEEHKKVLKAGGLYIVGTERHESRRIDNQLRGRSGRQGDPGESRFYLSMEDSLMRIFASEKVSNMMKKLGMEKGEAIEHPWVSRAIENAQRKVEGRNFDMRKSLLDFDDVSNEQRKVIYQQRNGVIDSEEITETIEQIWDDVFHNCVNEYVPPHSLTEQWDLEGLEQRLKADFLVDLPVRQWSIDDANLQEGSIREKVVEHAKASYLAKKEQVGPAIIGSFEKSVMLQTIDTLWKEHLAAMDHLRQGIHLRGYAQKDPKQEYKRESFELFLQMLENLKREVVVILSKVQVQSKEEADVIQEQRRQAEAKAQLEMKHAQVNKGEVVSDENTGDDTFVRNEKKVGRNEPCPCGSGKKYKQCHGKLD; from the coding sequence ATGATTACAGGGCTAATAACAAAAATAATAGGCAGTCGTAATGACCGTTATTTGAAGAAGCTACGTAAAGTAGCAGATGAAATTAATAAGTTAGAACCACAAATGAAAGCGCTGTCGGATGAGGAATTAAAAGCTAAAACGATCGAGTTTAAAGAACGTCTCGCATCGGGTGAAAGCTTAGATAAAATTCTTGTTGAAGCCTTTGCTGTGGTACGTAATGCATCCGAGCGTGTCTTTGGTATGCGTCAGTTTGATGTGCAATTAATTGGCGGTATGGTCTTAAATGACAATAAAATTGCTGAAATGCGTACTGGTGAAGGTAAAACATTAACGGCTACATTGCCAGCTTATCTTAATGCACTAAGCGGTAAAGGTGTGCATATTATAACGGTAAATGACTATCTTGCAGGTCGTGATGCTAAGTGGAATGCTAAACTTTTTGAATTTTTAGGGCTCACCGTTGGTATTAATATATCGGGTATGTCCGGGGATCAAAAACGAGCTGCTTATGCCGCTGATATCACTTATGGCACTAATAATGAATTTGGTTTTGATTACCTGCGCGATAATATGGCGTTTGAAGCGCAGCAGCGTGTTATGCGCTCGTTACATTATGCCATTATCGATGAAGTTGACTCAATCTTAATCGATGAAGCGAGAACGCCGCTTATTATATCAGGCCCGACTGATGGTGATGCTACTTTATATACTGAGTTGAATACTGTTATCCCAATGTTAACTCAACAGGACAAAGAAGATACTGAAGAATATATCGGGGAAGGGGATTTTACTGTTGATGAAAAAAATAAGCAGGTTTTACTCACTGAACGTGGCCAAGAAAAAGTAGAGGTTATCTTACAAGAGCGTGGTTTACTTGATGAAAATCAATCACTCTATTCAGCCGCCAGTATTAGTTTATTACACCATGTCAATGCAGCATTGCGTGCGCATACCCTGTTTGAAAAAGATGTTGAATATATAGTCACAGAAAAAGGCGAAGTCGTTATTGTTGATGAACACTCTGGACGGACAATGCCCGGACGGCGCTGGTCTGAAGGTTTACACCAGGCGGTAGAAGCTAAAGAAGGTGTACAAATTCAAAATGAGAACCAAACATTAGCATCGATCACTTTCCAAAACTATTTCCGTCTCTATGAAAAATTGGCCGGCATGACCGGTACTGCTGATACTGAGGCATTTGAATTTCAGTCTATTTATGGTTTAGAAACCATTGTGATTCCAACCAATCAAGCGATGATCCGTAAAGATGGCGGAGACTTGGTTTATTTAACTGAACAGGAAAAATATCAAGCTATTGTCGATGATATTAAACCGCGTCTGGAGAAAGGACAACCAATCTTGGTTGGAACGGTATCTATTGAACACTCTGAGTTATTATCCGATTTAATGGATAAGGCAAAAATAAAACACAGTGTTTTAAACGCTAAATTTCATGCCAAAGAAGCAGATATTATTGCTCAAGCGGGTGCATTAGGCAGTGTCACCATTGCAACAAATATGGCGGGCCGTGGTACCGATATTGTTCTGGGTGGTAATCTGGAAGCTCGTTTGGATAAGTTAGGCGATGTGAGCCCCAAGGAAATAGAAGCAGAAAAAGAGCTTTGGAAAGAAGAGCATAAAAAAGTATTAAAGGCGGGTGGCTTATATATTGTCGGTACTGAACGGCACGAATCTCGTCGTATTGATAACCAACTACGTGGCCGCTCTGGGCGACAAGGTGATCCTGGTGAAAGCCGTTTCTATTTATCAATGGAAGACTCTCTGATGCGTATCTTTGCTTCAGAGAAAGTATCTAATATGATGAAAAAATTGGGCATGGAAAAAGGGGAGGCAATTGAGCACCCTTGGGTCTCACGTGCTATTGAGAATGCACAACGTAAAGTTGAAGGTCGAAACTTCGATATGCGTAAATCTCTTCTCGATTTTGATGATGTGTCTAATGAACAACGTAAAGTGATTTATCAGCAGCGTAACGGTGTGATTGACAGTGAAGAGATCACAGAAACAATTGAGCAAATCTGGGATGATGTATTTCATAATTGTGTTAATGAATATGTTCCTCCCCATTCACTCACTGAACAATGGGATCTTGAAGGGTTAGAGCAGCGGTTAAAAGCTGATTTTTTAGTCGATTTACCTGTTCGACAATGGTCAATTGATGATGCAAACCTGCAAGAAGGAAGCATTCGTGAAAAAGTGGTTGAGCATGCAAAAGCTTCATATCTCGCGAAAAAAGAACAGGTTGGTCCAGCAATTATTGGTAGTTTCGAAAAATCTGTCATGCTGCAAACTATTGATACTTTGTGGAAAGAGCACCTTGCTGCAATGGATCATCTACGCCAGGGTATTCATTTACGTGGTTATGCACAAAAAGATCCTAAACAAGAGTACAAACGCGAGTCATTTGAATTGTTTTTACAAATGTTGGAAAACTTAAAACGTGAAGTTGTGGTTATCCTTTCAAAAGTGCAAGTGCAGTCAAAGGAAGAAGCTGACGTAATTCAAGAACAACGTCGTCAGGCTGAAGCTAAGGCTCAGCTGGAAATGAAGCATGCACAGGTAAATAAGGGGGAAGTGGTTAGCGATGAAAATACGGGCGATGACACTTTTGTACGCAACGAAAAAAAAGTGGGGCGCAATGAACCCTGCCCATGCGGCTCTGGCAAAAAATACAAACAGTGTCATGGTAAACTTGATTAG
- the coaE gene encoding dephospho-CoA kinase (Dephospho-CoA kinase (CoaE) performs the final step in coenzyme A biosynthesis.), whose amino-acid sequence MTLIIGLTGGIGSGKSTVSRFFSELGIQIIDADFLARQVVEKGQPALREIEQHFGHEVLMSGELNRPFLRELIFKNEQEKLWINNLLHPLIRAQIVDQLAKAKGDYVLLEAPLLFENNLDKLTDYDLVVDASPALQVKRACARDGAGEEVIYAIIASQIDRKTRLQKADFIIDNNHLARSALEKIVQQLDTQFRKLKN is encoded by the coding sequence ATGACATTAATTATTGGCTTGACAGGCGGGATTGGTAGTGGGAAGTCGACAGTGTCCCGTTTTTTTTCCGAATTAGGCATTCAGATTATTGATGCGGATTTTTTGGCACGGCAGGTTGTTGAAAAGGGACAACCGGCATTGCGGGAAATCGAGCAGCACTTTGGTCATGAGGTGCTGATGAGCGGGGAGCTTAATCGACCTTTTTTACGGGAGCTTATTTTTAAAAATGAGCAGGAAAAATTGTGGATAAATAATTTACTGCATCCTCTTATTCGCGCTCAGATAGTTGATCAACTCGCTAAGGCCAAGGGAGATTATGTCTTATTGGAAGCACCCTTATTATTTGAGAATAATTTGGATAAATTAACCGATTATGATTTGGTTGTTGATGCCAGCCCTGCTTTACAAGTAAAAAGGGCTTGTGCACGTGATGGTGCGGGTGAAGAGGTTATTTATGCTATTATTGCGAGCCAAATAGACAGGAAAACTCGCCTGCAGAAAGCGGATTTTATTATCGATAACAACCATCTCGCGCGGTCAGCATTAGAAAAAATTGTGCAGCAGCTTGATACTCAATTTCGTAAGTTGAAAAACTAA
- a CDS encoding DciA family protein, which produces MNRTRQPKSVSALLNKSGLQHDVTVIMALNSLLQSHLKQHNIPGCRIGSLQNGSLLIEIPDATWMMRLKFMRAELLTLLRQRVPSLLRLKIKVNPALSSTHKMQHNPPKKDIKRAAKMPADVAESFLALAEDAEPGLQKALRSLADYSKK; this is translated from the coding sequence ATGAATAGAACCCGACAACCAAAATCCGTTTCTGCGTTATTAAATAAAAGCGGTTTGCAACATGATGTAACAGTGATAATGGCGTTAAACAGTTTACTACAAAGCCATTTGAAACAACATAATATCCCTGGATGCAGGATAGGCAGCTTACAAAATGGGAGCTTGCTTATAGAAATCCCAGATGCAACTTGGATGATGCGCCTGAAATTTATGCGAGCTGAGCTGCTGACATTATTACGTCAACGGGTTCCATCTCTATTACGACTCAAAATCAAGGTAAATCCGGCACTCTCGAGTACTCATAAAATGCAGCATAATCCGCCGAAAAAAGATATTAAACGTGCGGCTAAAATGCCCGCTGATGTTGCAGAATCATTTTTAGCATTAGCTGAAGATGCAGAGCCGGGATTGCAAAAAGCGTTACGCTCGTTAGCCGACTATTCTAAAAAATAA
- the nadC gene encoding carboxylating nicotinate-nucleotide diphosphorylase: MVAQEIIRSVKIALDEDLNGLSPLEGDISANLIPEGRQAKAIVITREDAVFCGQAWTEEIFRQLGNQVKITWFVKEGDFVKANSQLFSLEGAARTLLTGERTALNFIQTLSGIATTVKQYTDLIKDTDCKLLDTRKTLPGLRHASKYAVLCGGGLNHRLGLYDAYLIKENHIMACGGIEASVKMAKKQHPERLVEVEVESIAELKEALNAGAERIMLDNFSIAMMLEAVALNSENPNSTAKLEVSGNVNSDTILPYAKTGVDYISVGALTKHVRAIDLSMRFIA, from the coding sequence ATGGTTGCACAAGAAATAATTCGGAGTGTCAAAATCGCGTTAGATGAAGATTTAAACGGCCTCTCTCCACTTGAAGGTGATATCTCAGCGAATTTAATCCCTGAAGGTAGACAAGCTAAAGCGATTGTTATAACACGTGAAGATGCGGTTTTTTGTGGCCAGGCATGGACCGAAGAAATCTTTCGCCAACTAGGTAATCAAGTGAAAATAACTTGGTTTGTCAAAGAGGGTGATTTTGTTAAAGCCAATAGTCAATTATTTAGTCTTGAAGGAGCAGCGCGCACTTTATTAACGGGTGAACGTACAGCGCTTAATTTTATACAAACATTGTCAGGTATTGCAACAACAGTGAAACAGTATACAGATTTAATCAAGGACACTGATTGTAAATTACTTGATACCCGTAAAACCTTACCCGGTTTACGTCATGCCTCAAAATATGCCGTGTTATGTGGCGGCGGTTTGAATCATCGTTTAGGTCTGTATGACGCCTATTTAATTAAAGAAAACCACATTATGGCTTGTGGCGGCATTGAAGCGTCAGTCAAAATGGCTAAAAAACAACACCCGGAGCGATTAGTTGAAGTAGAAGTGGAGTCTATTGCGGAATTAAAAGAAGCATTAAATGCGGGCGCAGAGCGTATTATGTTAGATAATTTCAGTATTGCAATGATGCTCGAAGCCGTGGCCCTTAATAGTGAAAACCCAAACTCAACGGCAAAGTTAGAAGTTTCAGGTAATGTTAATAGCGACACTATCCTTCCCTACGCAAAAACGGGCGTGGATTATATTTCTGTGGGCGCTTTAACCAAACATGTACGGGCCATCGATTTATCAATGCGTTTTATCGCTTAA
- the lpxC gene encoding UDP-3-O-acyl-N-acetylglucosamine deacetylase — MIKQRTLKKSVKSIGIGLHSGNKVKIEFHPAPANSGIVYRRTDLDPIVSFKAHAQAVQETLLCTCLVNDQGQKISTVEHLSAALAGLGIDNIIIDVDAPEIPIMDGSASPFIFLLQSAGIEEINSPKKFIRIKKMVRVEDEKEGKWAELHPSNKGFSLDFKIDFDHPVFEGQNQHIKMDFSGDLFVKEISRARTFGFMKSVEYLQSNNLALGASLDNAIGLDEFRVLNPDGLRYEDEFVKHKVLDAIGDLYLSGYTILGHLKAFKTGHALNNQLLCALLADQEAWEMVTFEEPVSESPIQYVSPVFAL; from the coding sequence ATGATTAAACAAAGAACACTTAAGAAGAGTGTCAAGTCAATAGGTATTGGCCTGCACTCAGGTAATAAGGTGAAAATTGAATTCCACCCTGCACCAGCCAATAGCGGTATTGTATACCGCCGTACCGATCTTGATCCTATTGTTAGTTTTAAAGCGCATGCACAAGCGGTCCAAGAAACGCTTTTATGCACTTGCTTAGTTAACGATCAGGGCCAAAAAATATCAACGGTAGAACATCTTTCTGCTGCACTTGCCGGGTTGGGTATTGATAATATAATTATTGATGTTGACGCCCCTGAAATTCCAATTATGGATGGCAGTGCAAGTCCTTTTATTTTTCTCCTGCAATCGGCAGGTATTGAAGAGATAAACAGTCCGAAAAAATTCATTCGTATTAAAAAAATGGTTCGGGTTGAAGATGAAAAAGAGGGTAAATGGGCTGAATTACACCCATCGAATAAAGGCTTTAGTTTAGATTTTAAAATCGACTTCGATCACCCCGTTTTTGAAGGTCAAAATCAACATATAAAAATGGACTTTTCCGGTGATCTTTTTGTAAAAGAGATCAGCCGCGCCAGAACCTTTGGTTTTATGAAAAGTGTAGAATATTTACAATCAAATAATTTAGCCTTAGGGGCTAGTTTGGATAATGCGATTGGTTTAGATGAGTTTCGGGTATTAAATCCTGATGGTTTACGTTATGAAGACGAGTTCGTAAAACATAAAGTACTGGATGCCATTGGTGACCTTTATCTTTCTGGTTATACTATTTTAGGTCATCTTAAAGCCTTTAAAACAGGACATGCACTTAATAACCAACTTTTGTGTGCTTTATTAGCAGACCAAGAAGCTTGGGAAATGGTCACCTTTGAAGAGCCAGTAAGTGAATCCCCCATTCAATACGTATCTCCTGTTTTTGCTCTCTAA
- the mutT gene encoding 8-oxo-dGTP diphosphatase MutT produces the protein MKNIDISIAVVKNTQNLFLICLRPDHVHQGGKWEFPGGKIKKNESAEQAMLRELKEEVAITAVDYRLLESTFFDYGDKQLNLNFFLVSQFDGEALAQEGQRMEWVNKAELLTYSFPDANAAIIKKL, from the coding sequence ATGAAAAATATTGATATCAGTATTGCGGTTGTAAAAAACACACAAAATTTATTTCTGATCTGTTTGCGTCCTGACCATGTGCACCAAGGCGGAAAGTGGGAATTTCCCGGAGGAAAAATCAAAAAAAATGAAAGCGCAGAACAGGCAATGTTAAGAGAATTAAAAGAAGAGGTCGCAATCACGGCGGTTGATTATCGTTTATTAGAGTCAACCTTTTTTGATTATGGCGATAAGCAATTAAATCTTAATTTTTTTCTGGTCAGTCAATTTGACGGTGAGGCGCTTGCTCAAGAAGGGCAAAGGATGGAATGGGTTAATAAAGCTGAATTACTTACTTATTCATTTCCCGATGCTAATGCGGCTATTATAAAAAAACTGTAA
- the zapD gene encoding cell division protein ZapD, translated as MVAFEYPLNEKNRSYLRFEFLFAQLKMSISFEHVNDSTIFFKALLELLELAERSDIRHELVKDLRLLSEQMKNWLNHDGVDHKKETDLISEIEGLIQDVLRLSKKLRFFKDNRFLTSLKQRFFIPGGTCNFDLPQFHFWLASDLEKRQNDAQSWFSHFASLEKALTFFLTIKRSQAINTKQIAKNGFYQAEVEKCGFIVVKVDKNQAVYPVISGHKQRYSIRFMSAESEKNTSDSIEFQQICC; from the coding sequence ATGGTCGCTTTTGAATACCCTCTGAATGAGAAAAATCGTAGTTATTTACGTTTTGAATTTCTCTTCGCTCAGCTTAAAATGAGTATCTCTTTTGAGCATGTAAATGACTCAACTATTTTTTTTAAAGCCTTATTGGAATTGCTTGAATTAGCTGAACGTAGCGACATTCGTCATGAGTTAGTCAAAGATTTGCGTTTGTTATCTGAGCAGATGAAAAATTGGTTAAACCATGATGGAGTGGATCATAAAAAAGAGACTGATTTAATCTCAGAAATTGAGGGACTCATTCAAGATGTACTGCGCCTGTCAAAAAAACTGCGGTTTTTTAAAGACAACCGTTTTTTAACTTCTTTAAAACAGCGTTTTTTTATTCCCGGTGGTACCTGTAATTTTGATTTGCCACAGTTTCACTTTTGGTTAGCCAGTGACCTGGAAAAACGCCAGAATGATGCACAATCCTGGTTTAGCCATTTTGCCAGTTTAGAAAAAGCATTAACATTTTTTCTAACAATAAAGCGTTCTCAAGCTATCAATACAAAACAGATTGCTAAAAATGGTTTTTATCAGGCAGAAGTTGAAAAGTGTGGTTTTATTGTTGTCAAAGTGGATAAAAACCAAGCCGTGTATCCTGTTATAAGCGGTCACAAACAGCGTTATTCAATCCGATTTATGAGCGCCGAAAGTGAAAAAAATACGTCAGACAGTATTGAGTTTCAGCAAATTTGTTGCTAG
- the ftsZ gene encoding cell division protein FtsZ, with the protein MSDNLYKVEKEQMFEIVSDEHEQQAIIKVVGIGGGGGNAINYMIEKGLAGAEFIAMNTDAQALRSSKADIRLQLGASITNGLGAGANPEIGYKSALEDKDRIREVLTGADVVFIAAGMGGGTGTGASPVVTEIAKELGALTIGVVSKPSTFEGKKRINYANQGIERLAEHIDSLLIIPNDKLQKSLPRGVSFLDALSAANGVLYDAVSGFSAIINNEESTINIDFADVRTVMTEAGTTAVMGIGVSSGEDRAEVAVEKAISCPLLEDVDLSNARGVLVHIVAGLDFSWDEYHIVGDALKEFASDDSQIIFGVTVNPEIDSGELHVTVIVTGLGERKSDLSAVKSSPVKAEPQAPEITREPVLTEEPVSSAKPEGNYLDIPAFLRKQAD; encoded by the coding sequence ATGTCTGATAATCTATATAAAGTGGAAAAAGAGCAAATGTTTGAAATAGTCAGTGATGAGCATGAACAACAAGCTATTATCAAAGTGGTCGGCATAGGCGGCGGCGGTGGTAATGCTATTAACTACATGATCGAAAAGGGTTTAGCGGGTGCTGAATTTATTGCCATGAATACTGATGCACAAGCATTACGCTCATCAAAAGCTGATATTCGTTTACAACTTGGTGCGAGTATTACCAATGGACTCGGTGCCGGAGCAAATCCGGAAATTGGATATAAATCTGCTTTAGAAGATAAAGACAGAATTCGTGAGGTACTCACCGGTGCCGATGTGGTTTTTATTGCCGCAGGCATGGGCGGTGGTACAGGGACAGGGGCTTCTCCGGTTGTGACTGAGATAGCTAAAGAACTGGGTGCTTTGACTATTGGCGTGGTTTCTAAACCTTCTACCTTTGAAGGTAAAAAACGTATTAATTATGCCAATCAAGGGATTGAGCGTTTGGCTGAACATATTGATTCATTGCTGATCATCCCGAATGATAAATTGCAAAAATCACTGCCGCGCGGAGTCTCGTTCCTCGATGCATTAAGTGCTGCAAATGGCGTGTTATATGATGCCGTATCTGGTTTTTCTGCGATCATCAATAATGAAGAAAGTACCATTAACATTGACTTTGCTGACGTTCGAACTGTTATGACGGAAGCAGGTACGACAGCCGTAATGGGAATTGGTGTGTCTTCAGGTGAAGACCGTGCAGAAGTGGCGGTCGAGAAAGCTATCTCTTGTCCATTGCTTGAGGATGTTGACCTTTCCAATGCCCGTGGCGTGTTAGTGCACATAGTCGCCGGATTAGATTTTAGCTGGGATGAATACCATATTGTTGGTGATGCGCTGAAAGAGTTTGCTTCCGATGACTCACAAATTATTTTTGGGGTAACAGTAAATCCTGAAATTGATAGTGGGGAATTGCATGTGACTGTTATTGTGACTGGTCTTGGAGAGCGAAAATCAGATCTTTCTGCTGTCAAAAGTTCGCCGGTAAAGGCTGAGCCGCAGGCACCTGAAATTACCCGCGAACCTGTGTTAACCGAAGAGCCTGTAAGTTCGGCAAAACCCGAAGGAAACTACTTGGATATTCCAGCATTTTTACGTAAACAGGCTGATTAA
- a CDS encoding HopJ type III effector protein codes for MNLVVLACFGHYYREDVLKHPQAKDHQNIRQFMISGWQGIDFSSQALYNKKNA; via the coding sequence ATGAACCTCGTAGTACTGGCATGTTTTGGTCATTATTACCGGGAAGATGTTTTAAAACATCCGCAGGCGAAGGATCATCAAAATATTCGCCAATTTATGATTTCCGGCTGGCAGGGCATTGATTTTTCATCTCAAGCACTTTATAACAAAAAAAATGCTTAA
- the yacG gene encoding DNA gyrase inhibitor YacG has protein sequence MIVNCPTCKKQVEWIIENSHRPFCCKRCQLIDLGEWASEEKVIQGESVSPENMPADKTIYFDS, from the coding sequence ATGATAGTTAACTGCCCAACCTGTAAAAAACAAGTCGAATGGATAATTGAAAACAGTCACCGTCCATTTTGTTGTAAACGTTGTCAACTGATCGATCTTGGCGAATGGGCTTCTGAAGAGAAGGTGATTCAAGGTGAGTCTGTTAGTCCCGAAAACATGCCAGCGGATAAAACCATTTATTTTGATTCGTAA
- a CDS encoding HopJ type III effector protein, translated as MLLDEFLEKIKNQPQEIAFSDVLDLIEKNYNFTETAFKNGPHLNVAGQNSGSCKIFSFAKLHDLTAPQTLACFGHYYREDVLKHPQAKDHQNIRQFMISGWQGIDFSSQALYKK; from the coding sequence ATGTTGCTTGATGAATTTTTAGAAAAAATAAAAAATCAACCTCAAGAGATAGCCTTCTCTGATGTGTTAGATTTAATTGAAAAAAATTATAATTTTACCGAAACTGCGTTTAAAAATGGTCCACATTTAAATGTAGCGGGTCAAAACTCTGGCTCATGTAAGATCTTCTCTTTTGCAAAATTACACGATTTAACTGCACCACAAACACTGGCATGTTTTGGTCATTATTACCGAGAAGATGTTTTAAAACATCCCCAGGCGAAGGATCATCAAAATATTCGCCAATTTATGATTTCCGGCTGGCAGGGCATTGATTTTTCATCTCAAGCACTTTATAAAAAATAA
- a CDS encoding DNA ligase: MSYKILFFLLCLFSPLSHSNETLSPPIQLATLYHQDINIQAYWVSEKLDGVRAYWDGKQLISKQGNVFNAPGWFIKDFPQQRLDGELWINRHQFEQVSGITRKLQPIDQEWQKISFMIFDLPGSDADFTSRLQQIQKLIQSSDSAYLKMIKQQRVENNQQLQLLLEQVLNNGGEGLMLHKGEAYYQAKRSKDLMKLKKYEDAEAVVIQYFPGKGRNAGRLGSLLVETKEGIKFKIGTGFSDLERENPPPIGATITYKYTGKTNNNVPRFASFMRIRDAY, from the coding sequence ATGTCATATAAGATATTATTTTTTCTACTTTGTCTTTTTTCACCTTTATCTCACTCAAACGAAACTTTATCACCTCCGATTCAACTTGCTACCCTTTATCATCAAGATATTAATATCCAGGCATATTGGGTAAGCGAGAAATTGGATGGCGTGCGTGCTTATTGGGACGGCAAACAACTCATTTCCAAGCAGGGTAATGTTTTTAATGCGCCGGGGTGGTTTATTAAAGATTTCCCACAACAGCGATTAGATGGTGAGTTGTGGATTAATCGTCATCAATTTGAACAAGTTTCAGGGATCACGCGAAAACTGCAGCCCATTGATCAAGAGTGGCAAAAAATATCTTTTATGATTTTTGACCTGCCTGGCTCTGATGCTGATTTCACATCCCGTTTACAACAAATACAAAAATTAATTCAGTCAAGTGACTCAGCCTATCTCAAAATGATTAAACAACAACGAGTTGAAAATAATCAGCAGCTGCAATTATTATTAGAGCAGGTACTCAATAATGGGGGTGAAGGGTTAATGCTACATAAAGGGGAAGCTTACTATCAGGCAAAACGCAGTAAAGATTTAATGAAATTAAAAAAATATGAAGATGCTGAGGCGGTTGTTATTCAGTATTTTCCCGGTAAAGGGAGAAACGCTGGTAGGCTTGGATCATTACTTGTTGAAACAAAAGAGGGAATTAAATTCAAAATTGGTACTGGATTCTCCGATCTAGAGCGTGAAAACCCACCGCCTATTGGCGCTACAATCACTTATAAATACACTGGAAAAACAAATAATAATGTTCCCCGTTTTGCCAGCTTTATGCGTATTAGAGACGCTTATTAA